From a single Actinomyces viscosus genomic region:
- the feoB gene encoding ferrous iron transporter B — protein MSDHCAAHETPGAPDCHCGSSSSKTLVAGARRIALAGAPNAGKTSIYNALTGLHAKTGNYPGVTVTRSLGTCRIGETDLTIEDLPGAYSLDPISPDEQAVRDVLTDASQTISVPDALVVVVDATTLRRGMNFVAEALALDLPTCLVVTMTDELTRRAGRLDVAALGDALGIPAVRVVGNRGIGLPELRERLTEVATWQRPPLPPPSAPGEVASWADSVLAAADYEAPQQDRVTAAVDRVLLHPVLGSLVFFAIMYVFFQAIFTWAAPLQDAVEGGFSALGQLVHGWLDDSHPLIAGLLGDGLIGGVGAVLTFIPQIIIMFLIIAFLEGVGYMSRAAFLMDKIMSRAGLEGRAFVALLSSFACAIPGIMATRTLPSAKDRVATMLAAPLMTCSARLPVYVLLTSLMVPGDAKIGPLGARGTVMFALYLLGAFSAMLAAWVVKRLTDRGGVLLPFYMEMPPYRLPRPRAVGLMVWDACKGFMKKAGTVITLTTLILWVLLNMPMRSEEQFNAYCAADAECAAVSAAVEDPSSSTVKGDDGRIVTDPEELGKALEAQKTSYTMDHSWGATIGKTVQPVFEPLGFDWRINVAVLSSLAARETFVATLGQIAAAEDPEQPSAHLASMTYQHDTLTNKAGEKLFNPATVAAILVFFVYALQCMSTAAAMRRETGSWKWPVIAYSYMFVTAWVMAALTRFIVAMLV, from the coding sequence ATGAGCGACCACTGCGCCGCGCACGAGACCCCCGGCGCCCCCGACTGCCACTGCGGGTCCTCCAGCTCCAAGACGCTGGTGGCCGGGGCCCGACGCATCGCGCTGGCCGGCGCCCCGAATGCCGGCAAGACCTCCATCTACAACGCCCTGACCGGCCTGCACGCCAAGACCGGCAACTACCCGGGCGTCACGGTCACGCGGTCGCTGGGAACCTGCCGCATCGGCGAGACCGACCTGACGATCGAGGACCTGCCCGGCGCCTACTCCCTGGACCCGATCAGCCCCGACGAGCAGGCGGTGCGCGACGTCCTCACCGACGCCTCGCAGACCATCAGCGTGCCCGATGCCCTCGTGGTCGTCGTCGACGCCACGACGCTGCGGCGGGGGATGAACTTCGTGGCCGAGGCCCTGGCCCTGGACCTGCCCACCTGCCTGGTCGTCACCATGACCGACGAGCTCACGCGGCGCGCCGGGCGCCTGGACGTGGCGGCACTGGGCGACGCCCTGGGGATCCCGGCCGTGCGGGTGGTCGGCAACCGCGGGATCGGCCTGCCCGAGCTGCGCGAGCGGCTCACCGAGGTCGCCACCTGGCAGCGCCCGCCGCTCCCGCCGCCGAGCGCGCCCGGTGAGGTCGCCTCCTGGGCGGACTCGGTCCTGGCCGCCGCCGACTACGAGGCTCCCCAGCAGGACCGCGTCACGGCCGCCGTCGACCGGGTGCTGCTCCACCCGGTGCTGGGCTCCCTGGTGTTCTTCGCCATCATGTACGTCTTCTTCCAGGCGATCTTCACCTGGGCCGCGCCCCTCCAGGACGCCGTCGAGGGAGGATTCAGCGCCCTGGGGCAGCTGGTGCACGGCTGGCTGGACGACTCCCACCCACTGATCGCTGGGCTCCTGGGCGACGGCCTCATCGGGGGCGTGGGCGCAGTGCTCACCTTCATCCCCCAGATCATCATCATGTTCCTCATCATCGCCTTCCTCGAGGGCGTGGGGTACATGTCCCGAGCCGCCTTCCTCATGGACAAGATCATGAGCCGGGCAGGGCTGGAGGGACGGGCCTTCGTGGCGCTCCTGTCCTCCTTCGCCTGCGCGATCCCCGGCATCATGGCCACCCGCACGCTGCCCAGCGCGAAGGACCGGGTGGCCACGATGCTGGCCGCCCCGCTCATGACCTGCTCGGCGCGCCTGCCCGTCTACGTCCTGCTCACCTCCCTCATGGTGCCCGGGGACGCGAAGATCGGGCCCCTGGGGGCGCGCGGCACCGTCATGTTCGCGCTCTACCTGCTGGGGGCGTTCTCGGCGATGCTGGCGGCCTGGGTGGTCAAGCGCCTCACCGACCGCGGTGGGGTGCTGCTGCCCTTCTACATGGAGATGCCGCCCTACCGGCTGCCGCGGCCGCGCGCCGTCGGGCTCATGGTGTGGGACGCCTGCAAGGGCTTCATGAAGAAGGCCGGGACCGTCATCACCCTGACCACGCTCATCCTGTGGGTGCTGCTCAACATGCCGATGCGCTCCGAGGAGCAGTTCAACGCCTACTGCGCCGCCGATGCCGAGTGCGCGGCGGTCTCGGCGGCCGTGGAGGACCCGTCGTCGTCGACGGTCAAGGGCGACGACGGGCGGATCGTGACCGACCCCGAGGAGCTGGGCAAGGCCCTGGAGGCCCAGAAGACCTCCTACACGATGGACCACTCCTGGGGTGCGACGATCGGCAAGACGGTCCAGCCGGTCTTCGAGCCGCTGGGCTTCGACTGGCGCATCAACGTTGCAGTGCTCTCCTCGCTGGCGGCGCGTGAGACCTTCGTGGCCACGCTCGGCCAGATCGCCGCCGCCGAGGACCCCGAGCAGCCCAGCGCCCACCTGGCGAGCATGACCTACCAGCACGACACCCTGACCAACAAGGCCGGGGAGAAGCTGTTCAACCCGGCCACGGTCGCGGCCATCCTCGTGTTCTTCGTCTACGCCCTCCAGTGCATGTCGACGGCGGCCGCGATGCGCCGGGAGACCGGCTCCTGGAAGTGGCCGGTCATCGCCTACAGCTACATGTTCGTCACCGCCTGGGTCATGGCCGCGCTCACACGGTTCATCGTCGCCATGCTCGTCTAG
- a CDS encoding NifU family protein has product MPVVPTHPVTTPDPDVLRWVVPDGLLPFTGEVAHAPAMLQALIDDGTLNSVRVDDGAVLTLLGPGHSWRTEGARVRSALVDALGAPTSWEGAATAHESGPDDALEAAARQIAGGSLGSFVNSHGGSLVVRSVRDGVVEVAMEGACDDCPAAEITMHARFEHLLRRRCPWLVEVRRIER; this is encoded by the coding sequence GTGCCCGTCGTTCCCACGCACCCGGTGACCACGCCGGATCCCGACGTGCTGCGGTGGGTCGTCCCCGACGGCCTGCTGCCCTTCACCGGGGAGGTAGCCCACGCCCCGGCGATGCTCCAGGCCCTCATCGACGACGGCACCCTGAACTCGGTGCGGGTCGACGACGGAGCAGTGCTCACCCTCCTGGGCCCCGGCCACAGCTGGCGGACGGAGGGGGCCCGGGTGCGCAGCGCGCTGGTGGACGCCCTGGGCGCCCCGACCTCCTGGGAGGGGGCCGCCACCGCCCACGAGTCCGGGCCCGACGACGCCCTGGAGGCCGCCGCCCGGCAGATCGCCGGCGGCTCACTGGGGTCCTTCGTCAACAGCCACGGCGGCTCGCTCGTCGTGCGCTCCGTGCGCGACGGCGTCGTCGAGGTGGCCATGGAGGGGGCCTGCGACGACTGCCCGGCCGCCGAGATCACGATGCATGCGCGCTTCGAGCACCTGCTGCGGCGTCGCTGCCCCTGGCTGGTCGAGGTCCGCCGCATCGAGAGGTAG
- a CDS encoding isochorismatase family protein, with translation MVLIDVQNEYARLPLRIRYPRLSDCLERIEQALDAAENAGIPVVCVQHAGPPGGPVFDPAGKGFELCPRIEHRLTPRWRRVVKHRGSIYAGTDLAAWLHGQGVDTVTLVGFMANNCVLASAAWGETIGLTTEVLADAVGAINLRNCAGKADARTVHATLMALLHSNWAAVATTDEWCRALGLDEPLPHSNLVASATAPAEMGMSR, from the coding sequence CTGGTCCTGATCGATGTGCAGAACGAGTACGCCCGCCTGCCGCTGCGCATCCGCTACCCACGTCTAAGTGACTGCCTCGAACGGATCGAGCAGGCACTCGATGCGGCCGAGAACGCCGGGATCCCGGTGGTCTGCGTGCAGCACGCCGGCCCGCCCGGCGGCCCGGTCTTCGACCCAGCCGGGAAGGGCTTCGAGCTGTGCCCCCGTATCGAGCATCGGCTGACCCCGCGGTGGAGGCGCGTCGTCAAGCATCGCGGCTCGATCTACGCGGGGACTGATCTGGCCGCCTGGCTGCACGGGCAGGGCGTCGATACGGTGACGCTCGTCGGGTTCATGGCGAACAACTGCGTCCTGGCCTCGGCGGCCTGGGGCGAGACGATCGGCCTGACGACGGAGGTGCTCGCCGACGCCGTCGGCGCCATCAACCTGCGCAACTGTGCGGGAAAGGCGGACGCGCGCACGGTGCACGCCACGCTCATGGCGCTGCTGCACTCCAACTGGGCGGCAGTGGCCACCACCGACGAGTGGTGCCGGGCACTTGGCCTCGATGAGCCGCTGCCGCACAGCAACCTGGTCGCCTCGGCAACGGCGCCGGCCGAAATGGGGATGTCCCGATAA
- a CDS encoding NUDIX hydrolase, giving the protein MATPEFIVSLRQKIGHDMLWLPGVSIVVVDEAGRILLGRRADNGRWAVVSGIPEPGEQPAVAIRRECLEETGVDVEVLALTSVTAGEPFAFPNGDNCVFMDINFVGRARPGTAARAHVADDESTHVDWFEPDALPEPLLGSTPGRIEAALAWLADPASGARFHPAF; this is encoded by the coding sequence ATGGCGACTCCTGAGTTCATCGTCTCCCTGCGGCAGAAGATCGGGCACGACATGCTGTGGCTGCCCGGGGTGAGCATCGTCGTCGTCGACGAGGCCGGGCGCATCCTGCTGGGACGGCGGGCCGACAACGGGCGGTGGGCGGTGGTCTCCGGCATCCCCGAGCCCGGAGAGCAGCCCGCGGTGGCGATCCGGCGCGAGTGCCTGGAGGAGACCGGCGTGGATGTGGAGGTGCTGGCGCTCACGAGTGTGACCGCGGGCGAGCCCTTCGCCTTCCCCAACGGGGACAACTGCGTCTTCATGGACATCAACTTCGTGGGGCGGGCGCGGCCCGGCACCGCGGCCCGGGCCCATGTGGCCGACGACGAGTCCACGCACGTGGACTGGTTCGAGCCGGACGCGCTGCCCGAGCCGCTGCTGGGCTCAACGCCCGGGCGCATCGAGGCGGCGCTGGCCTGGCTGGCCGACCCGGCCTCGGGCGCGCGCTTCCATCCGGCGTTCTGA
- a CDS encoding VOC family protein — MSTFNAFEMSPVPAPGEDAQPPEPFRGIYGMPMFVTVPTSDLDASVDFWTEALGFFTLFTIPGRLVHLRRWAFQDVLLVPASQEPTPADGPTMSVSFACVLSQIDEIAEACEQRRPGSVTGPRITQWNSSEVEVTTPEGVHVVLTAARPLDPHGEQADTFRRVGIEVPEA, encoded by the coding sequence ATGAGCACCTTCAACGCATTCGAGATGAGCCCCGTCCCCGCCCCCGGGGAGGACGCCCAGCCACCTGAGCCCTTCCGCGGCATCTACGGCATGCCGATGTTCGTCACCGTCCCGACATCCGACCTGGACGCCTCGGTCGACTTCTGGACGGAGGCCCTCGGCTTCTTCACCCTGTTCACCATTCCCGGTCGGCTCGTGCACCTGCGCCGCTGGGCCTTCCAGGACGTCCTCCTGGTGCCGGCCTCGCAGGAGCCCACGCCGGCTGACGGCCCCACGATGAGCGTCAGCTTCGCCTGCGTCCTGTCCCAGATCGACGAGATCGCCGAGGCCTGCGAGCAGCGCCGACCGGGCAGCGTCACCGGTCCGCGCATCACCCAGTGGAACTCCTCCGAGGTCGAGGTCACCACCCCCGAGGGCGTGCACGTCGTCCTCACCGCCGCCAGGCCCCTCGACCCGCACGGCGAGCAGGCCGACACCTTCCGGCGCGTCGGCATCGAGGTGCCCGAGGCCTGA
- a CDS encoding FeoA family protein, translated as MTTAVSSHGTSASTGTIDTPDTPDTPPPAGRSLSDLHLGTSGRVVGLLEDAASGPIIKRLSNLGFVPGRVVTPLRRAPLGDPVVYRVADYELCLRHHEARIVRVEAVTGADDGVESVSEVVTGADDGVESVSEVVTEADDGVESVSEAVTDSEDEGQRR; from the coding sequence ATGACGACTGCAGTCTCATCCCACGGCACGTCGGCGTCTACCGGCACCATTGACACCCCTGATACCCCTGACACCCCGCCTCCGGCGGGACGATCCCTGTCCGACCTGCACCTGGGCACCAGTGGACGCGTCGTCGGTCTCCTGGAGGACGCGGCCAGCGGCCCCATCATCAAGCGGCTGAGCAACCTGGGGTTCGTCCCCGGGCGGGTCGTGACTCCACTGCGGCGCGCCCCACTGGGTGACCCGGTGGTCTATCGCGTCGCCGACTACGAGCTGTGCCTGCGTCACCACGAGGCCCGCATCGTCCGGGTCGAGGCCGTCACCGGGGCCGACGACGGCGTCGAGAGCGTGTCCGAGGTCGTCACCGGGGCCGACGACGGCGTCGAGAGCGTGTCCGAGGTCGTCACCGAGGCCGACGACGGCGTCGAGAGCGTGTCCGAGGCCGTCACCGATTCCGAGGACGAGGGGCAGCGCCGATGA
- a CDS encoding toxin-antitoxin system antitoxin subunit, translating to MTQKIAVSLPDEQVISIRRAVEQGRAPSVSGFISAAVARAQQEDSLAQLLDELDRELGPVSDSDLAWADRELGLA from the coding sequence ATGACTCAGAAGATTGCGGTGAGCCTCCCGGACGAGCAGGTCATCTCGATTCGCCGTGCCGTTGAACAGGGGCGAGCACCTTCGGTGTCAGGATTCATTAGCGCAGCGGTCGCGCGCGCCCAGCAGGAGGACAGCCTGGCACAGCTGCTGGACGAGCTTGACCGCGAGCTCGGCCCCGTCAGCGACTCCGACCTGGCATGGGCGGACAGGGAGCTGGGCCTGGCATGA
- a CDS encoding FeoA family protein, whose product MAFAVPRHRAPAGTAHLPEPGAATFALSDLSPGTNGRITRLLDDGVGGVLIKRLRNLGFVPGRIATPLRRAPMGDPVVYRVSDYELCLRRHEARLVEVTTVEVEDRIILQPRPAGRHVAADPVQTAGETL is encoded by the coding sequence ATGGCATTTGCTGTTCCACGACACCGCGCTCCCGCCGGCACCGCCCACCTTCCCGAACCGGGAGCGGCCACCTTCGCACTATCGGACCTCAGCCCCGGGACCAACGGACGCATCACCCGCCTGCTCGACGACGGCGTCGGCGGAGTCCTCATCAAGCGCCTGCGCAACCTGGGGTTCGTCCCCGGCCGGATCGCCACGCCGCTGCGGCGCGCCCCGATGGGAGACCCGGTGGTCTACCGCGTCTCCGACTACGAGCTGTGCCTGCGCCGCCACGAGGCCCGGCTCGTCGAGGTCACCACCGTCGAGGTCGAGGACCGCATCATCCTTCAGCCCAGACCCGCCGGCAGGCACGTGGCCGCGGACCCCGTCCAGACAGCAGGAGAGACGCTGTGA
- a CDS encoding PspC domain-containing protein has protein sequence MTAQNSSGFDWPARSADKVWLGVCGGLADKWNVNAWVVRIAFFLFVVPLGFVYYLGAQNMPNPTVG, from the coding sequence ATGACAGCACAGAATTCTTCTGGTTTTGATTGGCCCGCACGTTCTGCCGACAAGGTCTGGCTCGGCGTTTGCGGAGGCCTTGCCGACAAGTGGAACGTCAATGCCTGGGTGGTTCGCATCGCCTTCTTCCTCTTCGTCGTCCCACTCGGCTTCGTGTACTACCTGGGCGCCCAGAACATGCCCAACCCCACCGTCGGCTAA
- a CDS encoding GlxA family transcriptional regulator: MRIAVYAFDGITMFHLSIPQMVFGTVSRLGLADWRTSLFTIGPGAAVPAGDSTSSADRTDPTPPAPAPSSASLRTSEGYVLSGLGGPELAQEADVVVVPAWFADGRPAGRELCSLLKAAHTRGASVAGLCLGAIPLAEAGLIGGRRAVTHWRAFEPLAREHPEIALDESVLYVDHGDVLTSAGAASGLDACLHLVRVRLGAQAANEVARQLVIAPHREGGQAQYIERPVPHHADDDPIGRTTTWALAHLGEPLPVKRLARRAQMSTRSFIRSFRRATGTAPAAWVRAQRVREAQRLLESTDLAIERVASVCGFGSAVTMRQAFTRALGTTPSAYRRRFRTTPSPPSPSTVP, from the coding sequence ATGCGCATCGCCGTCTACGCCTTCGACGGCATCACCATGTTCCACCTGTCGATCCCCCAGATGGTCTTCGGAACCGTGAGCCGGTTGGGTCTGGCGGACTGGCGGACCTCGCTGTTCACCATTGGCCCCGGGGCGGCGGTGCCCGCCGGTGACTCAACGAGCTCCGCGGACCGCACGGATCCGACGCCACCAGCCCCCGCACCGTCCAGCGCCTCTCTGCGCACCTCGGAGGGGTACGTCCTCAGCGGCCTGGGCGGTCCGGAGCTGGCACAGGAGGCCGACGTCGTCGTGGTCCCGGCGTGGTTCGCCGACGGGCGCCCCGCGGGGCGGGAGCTGTGCTCGCTGCTGAAGGCGGCGCACACGCGCGGCGCCAGCGTCGCCGGCCTGTGCCTGGGGGCGATTCCACTGGCCGAAGCCGGTCTCATCGGCGGGCGCCGGGCGGTGACGCACTGGCGGGCCTTCGAGCCGCTGGCACGCGAGCACCCGGAGATCGCTCTGGACGAGTCGGTCCTGTACGTCGACCACGGTGACGTGCTGACCTCCGCGGGTGCGGCGTCGGGGCTGGACGCCTGTCTGCACCTGGTGCGCGTGCGGCTGGGCGCCCAGGCCGCCAACGAGGTCGCGCGTCAGCTCGTCATCGCGCCGCACCGCGAGGGCGGACAGGCCCAGTACATCGAGCGGCCGGTGCCGCACCACGCCGACGACGACCCGATCGGCCGCACCACGACCTGGGCGTTGGCTCACCTGGGCGAGCCACTGCCGGTGAAGCGGCTGGCGAGACGGGCGCAGATGAGCACCCGCTCCTTCATCCGCTCCTTCCGTCGGGCGACCGGCACCGCACCGGCGGCCTGGGTGCGCGCCCAGCGCGTGCGCGAGGCGCAGCGCCTCCTGGAGAGTACGGACCTGGCGATCGAGCGGGTGGCCTCAGTCTGCGGCTTCGGCAGCGCCGTCACCATGCGGCAGGCCTTCACCCGGGCGCTCGGTACGACGCCGTCGGCCTACCGACGACGATTCCGCACCACTCCCTCGCCCCCCTCACCCTCGACGGTGCCCTGA
- a CDS encoding type 1 glutamine amidotransferase produces MTARYEHTTDGPARGRLRLLQLYPRDMNIYGDWGNTLVLARRAQWQGYDVELLSYDPGDELPRDVDVLVGGGGQDSGQDRIKEDLTRVGPTLKAWAADGVPMLAICGLYQLFGHGFTTAKGNEIPGIGLMDTHTVAGDTRLIGNITLDTQDFGAVVGYENHSGLTTLGPGARPFGTVRVGDGNNGKDSTEGGRVHHVIGTYLHGSLLPKNPAVADWLLARAFEHAGSSWEPAPLDDAWAERARTVAMSRPR; encoded by the coding sequence ATGACCGCGCGCTACGAGCACACCACCGACGGTCCCGCCCGGGGCCGCCTGCGCCTGCTCCAGCTCTACCCGCGGGACATGAACATCTACGGGGACTGGGGCAACACGCTCGTGCTGGCCCGGCGCGCCCAGTGGCAGGGCTACGACGTCGAGCTCCTCTCCTACGACCCAGGCGACGAGCTGCCCCGCGACGTCGACGTCCTCGTGGGCGGCGGCGGCCAGGACTCCGGTCAGGACCGCATCAAGGAGGACCTGACCCGGGTCGGTCCGACGCTCAAGGCGTGGGCGGCCGACGGCGTCCCGATGCTGGCGATCTGCGGCCTCTACCAGCTCTTCGGGCACGGCTTCACCACCGCCAAGGGCAACGAGATCCCCGGCATCGGCCTCATGGACACCCACACGGTGGCCGGCGACACCCGCCTCATCGGCAACATCACCCTGGACACCCAGGACTTCGGGGCGGTCGTCGGCTACGAGAACCACTCCGGCCTGACCACCCTGGGGCCGGGTGCGCGCCCCTTCGGCACGGTGCGCGTCGGCGACGGCAACAACGGCAAGGACTCCACCGAGGGCGGACGCGTCCACCACGTCATCGGCACCTACCTGCACGGCTCCCTGCTGCCCAAGAACCCGGCCGTGGCCGACTGGCTGCTGGCCCGCGCATTCGAGCACGCGGGCTCCAGCTGGGAGCCCGCGCCGCTCGACGACGCCTGGGCCGAGCGCGCCCGCACCGTGGCCATGTCCCGGCCCCGCTGA
- the feoB gene encoding ferrous iron transporter B, protein MSTHDTMQHTAGRPHQGQHPDAHHHEGADCHCGSGSSKTLVAGARRIALAGAPNAGKTSIYNALTGLHAKTGNYPGVTVQRSMGTCKIGDTTLTIEDLPGAYSLDPISPDEEIVHDVLTGTSTTVSAPDALVIVVDATTLQRGMNFIAEALALDLPTCLVVTMTDELSRRTGRLNVAALGQALGIPAVRVIGHRGIGMPDLRAQLAQVATWQRTPLPPPSDPDEITSWADSVLAAADYQAPQSDQITSAIDKVLLRPIPGTIVFFTIMFLFFQAIFTWAEPFKGAIEDGFGALGTMVHAWLDESHPLIAGLLSDGLIGGVGAVLTFIPQIVIMFLIISVLEGVGYMSRAAFLMDKVMSIAGLEGRAFVALLSSLACAIPGIMATRTLPSTKDRVATMLAAPLMTCSARLPVYVIMISLTVDGSARIGPFGARGVVMFALYLLGAVSAMAAAWVVKQLTDRGNILLPFYMEMPPYRMPRVRTILIMVWDACKGFLKKAGTIITLTTVILWVLLNVPMRSDAQFEAFCAADTQCAAVSAAVEDPSSSTVKGDDGQIVTDPEELDKLLEAQKTSYTMDHSWAARVGKAVQPVFEPLGFDWRINVATLSSLAARETFVATLGQIAAAEDPEQPSAHLATMTYQQDTLTNKAGDQLFNPATVVAILVFFVYALQCMATAGAMRRETGSWKWPVIAFTYMFVTAWVMAALTHALVAAFL, encoded by the coding sequence GTGAGCACCCACGACACCATGCAGCACACCGCCGGCCGGCCGCACCAGGGGCAGCACCCCGACGCACACCACCACGAGGGCGCCGACTGCCACTGCGGCTCGGGCAGCTCCAAGACGCTGGTGGCCGGGGCCCGGCGCATTGCCCTGGCCGGTGCCCCCAACGCCGGCAAGACCTCCATCTACAACGCCCTGACCGGCCTGCACGCCAAGACCGGCAACTACCCCGGCGTCACCGTCCAGCGGTCGATGGGAACCTGCAAGATCGGTGACACCACACTGACCATCGAGGACCTGCCCGGCGCCTACTCCCTGGACCCGATCAGCCCCGACGAGGAGATCGTCCACGACGTCCTCACCGGGACCTCGACCACGGTCAGCGCCCCGGACGCCCTGGTCATCGTCGTCGACGCCACCACCTTGCAGCGCGGCATGAACTTCATCGCCGAGGCCCTTGCCCTGGACCTGCCCACCTGCCTCGTGGTGACGATGACCGACGAGCTCAGCCGTCGCACGGGCCGGCTCAACGTGGCGGCCCTCGGCCAGGCCCTGGGAATCCCGGCCGTGCGGGTCATCGGGCACCGCGGCATCGGCATGCCCGACCTGCGCGCCCAGCTCGCCCAGGTCGCCACCTGGCAGCGCACCCCGCTGCCGCCGCCCAGCGACCCCGACGAGATCACCTCCTGGGCCGACTCGGTGCTCGCCGCCGCCGACTACCAGGCGCCCCAGAGCGACCAGATCACCTCAGCGATCGACAAGGTCCTGCTGCGCCCCATCCCCGGAACCATCGTGTTCTTCACGATCATGTTCCTCTTCTTCCAGGCGATCTTCACCTGGGCCGAGCCCTTCAAAGGCGCCATCGAGGACGGCTTCGGAGCCCTGGGGACGATGGTGCACGCCTGGCTGGACGAGTCCCACCCGCTGATCGCCGGGCTGCTGAGCGACGGCCTCATCGGCGGTGTGGGGGCGGTGCTCACCTTCATCCCCCAGATCGTCATCATGTTCCTCATCATCTCCGTCCTGGAGGGCGTGGGGTACATGTCCCGGGCCGCCTTCCTCATGGACAAGGTCATGAGCATCGCCGGGCTGGAAGGACGGGCCTTCGTGGCGCTCCTGTCCTCACTGGCCTGCGCGATCCCCGGCATCATGGCCACCCGTACGCTGCCGTCCACCAAGGACCGGGTGGCCACGATGCTGGCCGCCCCGCTCATGACCTGCTCGGCGCGCCTGCCCGTCTACGTCATCATGATCTCGTTGACGGTCGACGGCAGCGCCAGGATCGGTCCCTTCGGGGCGCGCGGCGTCGTCATGTTCGCGCTCTACCTGCTGGGGGCCGTCTCCGCGATGGCGGCCGCCTGGGTGGTCAAGCAGCTCACCGACCGCGGCAACATCCTGCTGCCCTTCTACATGGAGATGCCGCCCTACCGCATGCCCCGCGTGCGCACGATCCTCATCATGGTGTGGGACGCCTGCAAGGGCTTCCTGAAGAAGGCCGGCACGATCATCACCCTGACCACCGTCATCCTGTGGGTGCTGCTCAACGTCCCCATGCGCTCGGACGCCCAGTTCGAGGCCTTCTGCGCCGCCGACACCCAGTGCGCGGCGGTCTCGGCGGCCGTGGAGGACCCGTCGTCGTCCACGGTCAAGGGCGACGACGGGCAGATCGTGACCGACCCCGAGGAGCTGGACAAGCTGCTGGAGGCCCAGAAGACCTCCTACACGATGGACCACTCGTGGGCGGCCAGGGTCGGCAAGGCCGTGCAGCCGGTCTTCGAGCCGCTGGGCTTCGACTGGCGCATCAACGTGGCCACCCTGTCCTCGCTGGCGGCGCGTGAGACCTTCGTGGCCACGCTCGGCCAGATCGCCGCCGCCGAGGACCCCGAGCAGCCCAGCGCCCACCTGGCCACCATGACCTACCAGCAGGACACGCTCACCAACAAGGCGGGCGACCAGCTGTTCAACCCGGCCACCGTCGTCGCGATCCTCGTGTTCTTCGTCTACGCCCTCCAGTGCATGGCGACGGCGGGGGCCATGCGCCGCGAGACCGGCTCCTGGAAGTGGCCGGTCATCGCCTTCACCTACATGTTCGTCACCGCCTGGGTCATGGCGGCGCTCACCCACGCACTCGTCGCTGCCTTCCTGTGA
- a CDS encoding PIN domain-containing protein produces the protein MTAANRGTAKGLTLDTGALLALERGDSRVRALLRRALEADLPLSVPAGVVEQAWRGGPRQARVARLLSDPRVRVMPLDEMAARAVGLLCGRTGHRDVVDVHVVLVAQEQGHTVVTSDPGDLSTVHPGLPLIEV, from the coding sequence ATGACCGCCGCCAACAGAGGAACCGCGAAGGGTTTAACCCTGGACACCGGCGCGCTACTTGCCCTTGAACGCGGGGACTCCCGAGTTCGCGCCCTCCTTCGGCGGGCTTTGGAGGCCGACCTGCCTCTGAGCGTGCCCGCCGGGGTTGTGGAACAGGCCTGGCGGGGCGGTCCGAGGCAGGCTCGGGTCGCGCGACTGCTGTCTGATCCCCGCGTGCGGGTCATGCCACTCGATGAGATGGCAGCAAGGGCTGTCGGCCTGCTGTGCGGACGAACCGGTCATCGGGACGTCGTTGACGTCCACGTCGTCCTCGTGGCTCAGGAACAGGGACACACCGTCGTGACCTCTGATCCAGGAGACCTGAGCACAGTGCATCCAGGCCTCCCACTGATCGAGGTGTAG